The following are encoded in a window of Roseimaritima ulvae genomic DNA:
- a CDS encoding HlyD family efflux transporter periplasmic adaptor subunit, producing the protein MQAADEIQHAAGPLSLIARIVRLIDQPDSAAERLPHACQEIAAATAATLVALRETPSQSPHLAGTEATAGDDSDGLAKLESLFASLTAQPSARSVDFAPHGSRRVLGCRSADGRLSLLVVLDAPPALASEAAWLRGLELVLNQLTAANRSLVEPSSLATFDFSDFHRSLDIRQVCSAIANDTRLLLQVDRVSVLLRRGRRFKTLAVSGVSKVHRRSNLIRTLEQLGRVIAATGETFSHPSDDELPPQIQAAWDDYVDQSLVDRLRIVPLFAPRDDSQQQPSDQPETDDRGVQAHRRPTPLLGLLVIEQLFDDRSADDHRSAPIRDHRAVVRHAAVAIENAERHRRIFLLPLWSLLGSAVDRSRRIWTALVLLVLASVVAALTFIQVDHYVVATGTLQPQQRQHVYAPHDGVVQTVHVQHGQRVGVEAPLVTLQSAELERQTEQILGQIQTVGRRLSAVRSTRRSRTLSANNTDSPFDSLAGEEQQLQAELASLETQHALLKRQLQQLQIRSPLAGQIVSWDLHQRIGSRPVSRGHELLTIADIDGPWVLEMELADQDIGTVRRAQQHGRTELPLQYALATAPEQLYPASLSRVAEASHRNADGQTVVELEAALAGDAAHALRVGARVRAKIYCGRRSAGASWFSDVARAFRKHVLFHFQRTKP; encoded by the coding sequence ATGCAAGCGGCGGACGAAATCCAGCACGCCGCCGGTCCGCTTAGTCTTATCGCACGGATTGTCCGGCTGATCGACCAACCGGACTCCGCAGCCGAGCGTCTGCCGCACGCCTGCCAAGAGATCGCCGCAGCCACCGCCGCGACGCTGGTAGCGCTCCGCGAAACGCCCTCGCAAAGCCCCCATCTGGCGGGCACCGAAGCGACCGCGGGCGACGATTCGGATGGACTCGCCAAACTCGAATCCCTGTTTGCCAGCCTCACCGCACAACCCTCCGCGCGCTCCGTCGATTTCGCACCGCACGGCTCGCGACGAGTGCTCGGCTGCCGATCGGCGGACGGGCGATTGTCGCTGCTGGTCGTGCTCGACGCGCCACCGGCTCTGGCCAGCGAAGCCGCTTGGCTTCGCGGCTTGGAACTGGTGCTAAATCAACTTACCGCGGCGAATCGGTCCCTCGTGGAACCATCGTCACTGGCCACGTTCGACTTCAGCGACTTCCATCGCTCACTGGACATCCGGCAAGTTTGTTCGGCCATCGCCAACGACACTCGGCTGCTGCTGCAGGTGGACCGCGTGAGCGTTCTGCTGCGGCGCGGCAGACGCTTTAAAACGCTTGCCGTGAGCGGTGTTTCCAAGGTCCATCGACGTTCCAACCTGATCCGGACGTTGGAACAACTGGGCCGAGTGATCGCGGCCACCGGAGAAACCTTCTCTCACCCGAGCGACGATGAACTGCCTCCGCAAATCCAAGCCGCCTGGGACGACTATGTGGATCAGTCGCTGGTCGATCGACTGCGCATCGTGCCCCTGTTTGCACCCCGCGACGATTCCCAGCAGCAACCGAGCGATCAACCGGAAACGGACGACCGCGGCGTTCAGGCACATCGCCGCCCAACCCCGTTGTTGGGTCTGTTGGTGATCGAACAGTTGTTCGACGATCGCTCGGCGGATGACCACCGTTCGGCGCCAATCCGCGACCACCGTGCGGTGGTCCGTCACGCGGCCGTCGCCATCGAAAATGCGGAACGGCATCGCCGCATTTTTCTGCTGCCGCTGTGGAGCTTGTTGGGTTCGGCTGTGGACCGCAGTCGGCGGATCTGGACCGCGCTGGTGCTGCTGGTGCTGGCGAGCGTCGTGGCCGCACTAACATTCATTCAAGTGGATCATTACGTCGTCGCCACCGGCACGCTGCAACCGCAACAGCGGCAACACGTGTATGCACCGCACGACGGAGTGGTTCAAACCGTACATGTGCAGCACGGCCAACGGGTGGGCGTCGAGGCGCCGTTGGTGACCCTGCAAAGTGCCGAACTGGAACGTCAAACGGAACAGATCCTCGGCCAGATCCAAACCGTCGGCCGACGTCTGAGTGCCGTCCGTTCGACTCGCCGCTCCCGCACGCTTTCGGCCAACAACACCGACTCACCGTTCGATTCGTTGGCCGGCGAGGAACAGCAACTGCAAGCGGAATTGGCTAGCTTGGAAACCCAACACGCATTATTAAAACGACAGCTGCAACAGTTGCAGATTCGCAGCCCGCTGGCCGGGCAGATCGTCAGCTGGGACCTGCACCAACGCATCGGTTCGCGTCCGGTTTCGCGAGGACACGAACTGTTGACCATCGCGGATATCGATGGCCCCTGGGTCCTGGAAATGGAGTTGGCTGATCAGGATATCGGCACCGTGCGTCGTGCTCAGCAACACGGCCGCACGGAATTGCCACTGCAATACGCCTTGGCGACCGCCCCCGAACAGCTGTACCCGGCGTCACTGTCGCGGGTTGCCGAAGCATCGCACCGCAACGCAGACGGCCAGACCGTGGTCGAATTAGAAGCCGCCCTCGCCGGTGATGCCGCCCATGCGTTGCGGGTGGGCGCCAGGGTGCGAGCGAAAATCTATTGCGGCCGTCGTTCCGCCGGAGCGTCCTGGTTCAGCGACGTCGCACGGGCGTTTCGCAAACATGTGCTGTTTCATTTCCAGCGAACCAAACCATGA